From a region of the Streptomyces sp. B21-083 genome:
- a CDS encoding DUF2771 domain-containing protein → MTSLRSASTARRRRAVAAVGAVGAGLLVLSACDKPTPISTITVGRASVNSEASCYDDGKELKTADVAKCLKDTDIKSITVDPDETVRFGVDPKIADKGWTILMNGQPLTDSSSKTYRTIPGSVFFNAQYGAQGNSTLVSIKEGEKEVNGLWSFKLKKDS, encoded by the coding sequence ATGACCTCGTTGCGTTCCGCTTCCACTGCGCGCCGCCGCCGCGCTGTTGCCGCCGTCGGCGCCGTTGGTGCCGGACTGCTCGTCCTGTCCGCCTGCGACAAGCCGACGCCGATCTCCACGATCACCGTCGGCCGTGCCTCGGTGAACTCGGAGGCCTCCTGCTACGACGACGGCAAGGAGCTGAAGACCGCCGACGTGGCCAAGTGCCTCAAGGACACGGACATCAAGAGCATCACGGTCGACCCGGACGAGACCGTGCGCTTCGGCGTCGACCCGAAGATCGCCGACAAGGGCTGGACGATCCTGATGAACGGCCAGCCGCTGACGGACTCCAGCAGCAAGACGTACCGCACGATCCCGGGCAGCGTGTTCTTCAACGCCCAGTACGGCGCCCAGGGCAACTCGACCCTCGTCTCCATCAAGGAGGGCGAGAAAGAGGTCAACGGCCTGTGGTCGTTCAAGCTGAAGAAGGACTCCTGA
- a CDS encoding MFS transporter, translating into MATERSPHGATGIGGAEGNNRSGTGTKSGRHGVRDRMSGSVRAVGRALHFPVTGTARGIRRATHAHGAGESGLGKLIELHAVNGAGDVMITIALASTVFFSVPTDEARGRVAIYLGITMAPFTLLAPVIGPLLDRLPHGRRAAMAGSMLARALLALLLAGAVATGSIELYPAALGVLVASKAYGVVRSAVVPRLLPPGFSLVKANSRVTLSGLLATGVAAPIGGGLQALGPRWPLYGAFVIFIAGMFLSFSLPPKVDSAKGEDTALLAADAEHLHGPHRTETLRRPGLRTVGTAVTHALGANAALRCLSGFLTFFLAFLLREHPLTGQSAAWSLGMVAVAAGAGNALGTAVGAAVKQRAPELIVVTVVAVVLGASVVAAVFFSAALVACLAAVAGFCQALAKLSLDALIQRDVPELVRSSAFARSETLLQMAWVLGGAVGIALPLVGELGLGVAAAIVAVGWLTTVKGLIGSARHGGRAHPRVA; encoded by the coding sequence GTGGCAACCGAGAGGTCACCCCACGGCGCCACCGGGATCGGCGGGGCCGAGGGGAACAACCGGAGCGGCACCGGCACCAAGAGCGGCCGGCACGGCGTACGGGACCGGATGAGCGGGTCCGTACGTGCGGTCGGCCGTGCCCTGCACTTCCCGGTGACCGGTACGGCCCGGGGCATCCGCAGGGCCACCCACGCGCACGGGGCCGGGGAATCCGGGCTCGGCAAACTCATCGAGCTGCACGCGGTGAACGGCGCCGGTGACGTCATGATCACCATCGCCCTCGCCTCCACCGTCTTCTTCTCCGTCCCCACCGACGAGGCACGCGGGCGCGTGGCCATCTACCTCGGCATCACCATGGCGCCCTTCACCCTCCTCGCCCCCGTGATCGGCCCCCTCCTCGACCGCCTGCCGCACGGCCGCCGTGCCGCGATGGCCGGCTCGATGCTCGCCCGCGCCCTCCTCGCCCTGCTGCTCGCCGGCGCGGTCGCCACCGGCAGCATCGAGCTGTACCCGGCCGCGCTGGGCGTCCTGGTCGCCTCGAAGGCGTACGGCGTGGTCCGCAGCGCCGTCGTACCCCGTCTCCTCCCACCCGGCTTCTCCCTGGTGAAGGCCAATTCACGGGTCACGCTGAGCGGGCTGCTCGCCACCGGTGTGGCCGCGCCCATCGGCGGCGGCCTCCAGGCCCTCGGACCACGCTGGCCGCTCTACGGCGCCTTCGTGATCTTCATCGCGGGTATGTTCCTGTCCTTCTCCCTGCCGCCCAAGGTGGACTCCGCCAAGGGCGAGGACACCGCCCTGCTGGCTGCGGACGCCGAGCACCTGCACGGCCCGCACCGCACCGAGACCCTCCGCCGCCCGGGCCTGCGCACGGTCGGTACGGCGGTCACCCACGCCCTGGGCGCCAACGCCGCCCTGCGCTGTCTGTCGGGCTTCCTGACCTTCTTCCTCGCCTTCCTGCTCCGCGAGCATCCGCTGACCGGCCAGAGCGCCGCGTGGTCGCTGGGCATGGTCGCCGTCGCGGCGGGCGCCGGCAACGCGCTCGGTACGGCGGTCGGGGCGGCCGTGAAGCAACGCGCGCCGGAGCTGATCGTCGTGACGGTCGTCGCCGTGGTCCTCGGCGCGTCGGTCGTCGCCGCGGTGTTCTTCAGCGCGGCCCTGGTCGCGTGCCTCGCGGCGGTCGCCGGGTTCTGCCAGGCGCTCGCCAAGCTGTCCCTGGACGCGCTGATCCAGCGGGACGTCCCCGAACTCGTCCGCTCCTCCGCGTTCGCCCGCTCGGAGACGCTGCTCCAGATGGCGTGGGTGCTCGGCGGCGCCGTCGGTATCGCGCTTCCCCTGGTCGGCGAGCTGGGCCTCGGTGTGGCCGCCGCGATCGTCGCCGTGGGCTGGCTGACCACGGTCAAGGGCCTGATCGGCTCGGCCCGCCACGGTGGCCGCGCCCATCCCCGCGTCGCCTGA